A segment of the Gossypium hirsutum isolate 1008001.06 chromosome D10, Gossypium_hirsutum_v2.1, whole genome shotgun sequence genome:
TACTATAATACAATCATTTTAATTCTTCTACTTATCGAAATACGTACTTTTAGCAAAACAAGGAGTTGTTCCGGTGCATCGTTTTGGATTTATTgctattattaaaaaatattttacatatgtatataaaaaatatgtacaaatattaaataataaatattaaataaatattaaataaaaatacgtATATAATATATTCTTTAATAAACTTCACATATAATTATAAGTTatcatttaacaattttaaaaaataagtaaaaaaattcacataaattaaacaataagatCATCTTATATCTTGCATATTACAATCTATAATTCAAGAAAttcaacataaataataaaaaaattaaatttattttttgcacTAATTGATATGAGCGAAATCAACTGATACATATCGGTATGATCGATGTTGATTAGGATTTATATTTGAATGAAACCTAGAGTTTATTGTTCCTGTTTACTACTGGAACGGAACTTTCCGATAACATAGACATTATTGGAATGGAATTCACTACCTTAATTTtagttttgaaattatttttgtcATTAATTGTGATAAATAGTTTAAAGTGGCTTATTTTTCAATATTAGGTgtaaagattaaattataaaatttattaaactacAGGGACAgttaattttaacctttttaatttataataagaGTTAATTACACCAAACAtttcaaaattatgatttttattttaaatttattcttaaattttaaatcattctaattacatcctaaactattaatgttatgtcaattaaatttttcatttgctaaaatcgttaatttaactattaaataacATATCAAatcttatgtgacataatttaaaatgaaatattagagaaaaatgttttaaaaatattaattctgATTTTTTCGAagcttttgtaaaagttttatcatctattatttctttttttttttaatttttactttatttttaatttttactttaaaaagttacatgACAAcgttctatttaaaaaaattcattttaaattcagTTACATAACACTTGATGTTTCATTTAgctgttttaaaaataaaaggatctgattgatataatattaatagTTTAGAGACGTAATTAGAacgttttaaaatttgaaaactaaTTTAGAATAAGATCATAGTTTGAGGATGTATGATACAATTAACTCTTATAATAATCACGTCATAATTGTGTATAGTccaattaaattcataaatttttttaatattttgaagaaaaaaaatccaaaatcccTTTCATTTGCTTTCTTAAAGGGAACGAAAAcaagcaaaataaaaaagaacaaagaaaattgcAATGTCTTGTACGCTTCTTCGCTAGTCGCTACATACAAAGTCACAGATACCCTCCGctgtttctcttctttttttccctctctttctttcattttccCTCCTAAAGTCCTTAGATCTCTTTAACACGTCTTCAAACACCAAATTTTCTCgagaaaatttttagtttttttctcgGGGATCAGAAAACGATGTCGGACGCTTTGATTAATGGACTAGCTGGAGCCGGTGGAGGGATCATAGCTCAAATCATCACATATCCTCTTCAAACTGTACgattctctcttctttttttttttaacttccgttttcaaattcaaaattttcaaattaaatttattttactcttttttgCTTTGATCTGCAGGTAAATGCTCGTCAACAAACAGAGCGTGATCTCAAGAAAGAGAAACGGAAAGTCGGCGCCATTGAACAAATGTGCCAGGTTTTTTTTCTCAAATAGTTGACGGCTTTACGTTATAGTTAACGGAAAGTTCTGAATACTTAACGGAATATGCTAATTGAGCTGTTTTAAGTTAGCCACTGTTTACTTGTTTGAtttttcaactttcttttttgaATATTAGTAATTAGATTATTACTGATATTGCATCTTAAcgatttccttatttttttaatcaattttttgttttgattttgcaGTAACAAGTGAAGAGTGTTAGTAATTTTGTGTTtagttttgatttgattttatttttttggcttAATTTTGTTAATAGGTTGTAAAACAAGAAGGATGGGAACGGTTATATGGAGGCTTAACTCCTTCTTTAGTTGGTACAGCTGCTTCTCAGGTGATAACCTTTTAGATTTATATAGCATGATTGTTCTTGTTATTTTATTGGTTTAATTTCAGTAATGATAATGTTGCcaagtgaaataaatgaaattgaatcttcTATTAATAAGGATAGGAAGTGGGAAGTAATTTTTTCCCCTTTTACTTGTTTTACACTgtttcattatttgtttggttGCTGAGAAAGTGATGGGAAAAGATAGAAGTGGATTTATGAACTTAAGAATTGTTAGAATGGACCCAGTTTAGTATTGGTAGTTCCCCCGAGGTTTTCGTGCTTTTTACCTTGAGAATCGTTCATTTTGGATGTATTCTATTTGGCAAATTGCTACTGTAAACCGGCTAAGAGAGCTTACTGATAAATGAATTGCGAGTTTCAATGTAAATGATAAGTGGTCCCATGTGGGGAAATTCTAGGGTGAGCTTCACTGAAAAAAAGCTTAGAAGAAGCTTTTACCAAAATATCTAAGAATTTACTAAACCTCTTAGAAAAATTGGTAAATCCACAAAAATATTGGTAAATAATTAGATATTTTGGTAGAAGGCTAATTTTAGTAAAGTCTCAGAAACATTGATAAAtcttatttattttggtaaaagcTTTTTCTAAGCTTTTTTTAGTGAAGCTCACCCTAAAATTCCCCATTTGATGACAGATCTGTACCagtgcatttatttatttttttatttctagatttttttctttattctttagttttgttaatatttttgaaaaccaATATCTTGAATACCATATTCCATGTAAAATTCAAACTGTAGCTGGAACATTTATGAAAAGAATATCAGAAATACCGTGTTCCCTAACCCAAAATGTAACTGGTATGAGATTAATTACCATACAAGTTAGGACTGACATGTTCTTATTGATGTTAAGTTGCTATTGAGCTAAATCAAATTCTTGATCACTATCTTATGAGCATGGAGCCATTTTTGTTTCTTAACTACACACTTTATGGATGTTTTCAAACTGGATTTCTTATTGATCTATCGTTGAAATGGATTGCTTGTTATTGGCTTTCATAAACTGTTTTTCTTTTCGTTGAGTGACTATGTAAAGTAGTAGTATTCTGTTTGTTTATTTTCCTTCTGGATTCATAAAGCTTACACATTTCTATGATACAGggtgtttattattatttctatcaaATATTCAGGAACAAAGCTGAAACCGCAGCACTTCAAAGCCAGAAAAAAGGGATTGGTGATGGATCAGTTGGGATGCTTTCTTCACTTGTTGTAGCAGCTTTATCTGGGTAATCTAATTTTATGTGTTTCTAATGTTTGCCCCATATCAGCTTTTTAAAAGCTCTTACATGAAATTTAAAGCATATGTGTGAATTACTTTCACATAATATCCTCAATTGAGTCgtaattttctcttctttgtATGTCTGTGAACTAATATATGCTTACCCATTTGTCTGTGTAGGTGCGTAAATGTTCTGTTGACAAATCCTATTTGGGTAGTTGTGACACGCATGCAGGTAAAAAATTATGCCTTGAGAAAATATGGCCCcttgaatgtgttaaatgtgttcTTTATCACTGTGCCCAGCATCATTTAATGCTTACCATCTGCTCTTTTCTTTTAGTTCACGCAAAGAGTTGCATTTTTTCAAGTACTAAATGACACATGAAATTTGAGGATCTCTATTTCTTGTTTAGTTTACATGTttgttaatgtttaaattaaacaaCTATTGTAATGCAGACTCACACAAAAATCTCTAAGAAAGACCATTCTAATAGGTTGGCAACGACTGCTCCAGAGGAAACAGCTCTTCCGGTCATTGAGCCTCTTTCTTATGGAACGAGCCATGTGGTATGCACAGTCACTCCATCTATATTGTTCATTATGTAATTCACTTATTGAAACTCATACAAGTTATCTCAAGGCAGTGAAAACAGCAATGGTCATatcatattataaatattttcttatgtttGGACATGGAGTTTCATTTTATTATACTGGCCTGGTCAGTACTcgtaaatatcttaaaattttggATTTCTTACTTTGAATCTTTGTTCTTATTGATTTCAACTAAAATGTTAGATTTTCTGACATTCTTTTGCAAATGGAGTACTTGTAGATTCAAGAAGTCTATGATGAAGCTGGATTATTTGGTTTCTGGAAAGGTGTATTCCCAACACTGATAATGGTATGTAAGACGTGACCCTTCCACCTTTTATGCGTGTTTCATTGATTGTTCTTGATGTTTCTCTCAGGTGAGCAATCCGTCTATACAATTTATGCTGTATGAAACGATGTTGAAGAAGTTGAAGAAAAGACGAGCTCTTAGTAAGCAGGGCAACAATGGAGTAACTGCTTTGGAGGTTGACTCTGAGTTAATCTCCCTTTACTAATAATCATGTCAGCATTCCTTGAGAATTTCGTCTTCTCTAGATTTTAATCTCAGCACGAACTGTCCAATTATTCTAGATATTTCTTCTTGGAGCTTTGGCCAAACTCGGAGCTACTGTTGTGACATATCCTCTTCTCGTTGTAAAGGTATGATTGTGTGACATGTAGACATGCATTTTTTAGAAGAGAAAACTTGTTCTTAACTATTCTGAATCAATCTTATGAATCGATATGTCTTAGAAGACTacgaaataaagaaaaaatgcgGTCTTACCCATTTCCTTGGTGCTTTTTACAGTCAAGGCTTCAAGCTAAACAGGTTACAACCGGGGACAAACGGCATCATTACAAAGGTACATTATActaatatttttgaataattagTGGTAAAAGTACCGTGGAGACCCTGTACTAAGAGTCAGATTACATTTTGCAcaatttactcaaaaaatgagcaaattagtcattgtatgtTAGATTGAAgagtaaattgatttttttttgttaaaaattggcTTGGCTTGGTTGATGGAATAACCATGCAGTTATACGTGGCATGCTTATGCTGATGTACAAGaaccagtttttaacaataaaaatagatgaaatttttaacaaaatgactagtttgctatttgatctaacatacaaggactaatttgccctTTTTTGTAAGTAgagagggcaaaatgcaatctaattcCTAATAGAATGGTCTAACAATTAGCTAAAAACTTCTGGGGTCTTTAAGTACGAACACCTAACAGTGGCAACCTGATAACGTTACCGCATCAGAGTTggtctttataaaaaaaaaagttcatgaCGAAACCACATTTCCATGTCTCGATTTAAGGTTCAGATTAATTTGTTATATTTCCATCATTTGAATCAATATAGGGACTCTGGATGCTATTCTAAAGATGATCCGATACGAAGGTTTCGCCGGTTTTTACAAAGGTATGAACACGAAAATCATACAAAGCGTTCTCGCAGCTGCCGTGTTGTTCATGGTTAAAGAGGAACTTGTCAAGGGTGTTCGATTATTGCTTATTAAAGACGGCATTAATACCATGAAACCAAAGCCTCTTTAGTGAAAAACTAGTATGCTTCTTCCCCTACTCATCCGCtatttattttcaacaatttgTTGTTTGGTCAAAATATTAAATTCGAACTATagcatatatttaaatatatatatattataaacattATTTCTCCTTGAAATAAACCTGTAATATTTGAATGGAATTTGGACATCAATTTTAGGTAAATTGTTTTGTTTATGAATAACAAAGAGGGAAAACAAGAAGTAaatagaatgaaaaaaaaaggttccAGCAAAAACTATTTCCCCTCTTTGgtaagagaaaaaaaagtaaatgcGAAAATAATTAAACCATGATAAAACAAtgtaatccttttaaaatttagggttaaaatgtctttgtaaatttgaattttaatatatatgttttatttttaagaatttaatttccatagtttttaaatttcaaaattaaagttcaattgtttacattgataaatttattttgtgaATTCAAACTCATTCaacatttttaattacattattatcaaatgatttttttatattttaaaatgttacattaacaaattcaatgaaaaaaatttaatggtaTTAACAAttggatttaaaatttaaaatttaaaaattaaaaatttaaatacttaaaataaaagtgcaaagattaaattttaaatttataaaaagtacATAAAATATTAATCAGAATTTAAATCTCTCCTTAAATGTGATTTCTAGACTGttaattttatgataattattCATACagttcttttttgaaaaaaagaaataatatgaTACTTTAAATACCTAAAAGAATTTAAAGTCAAAATCTAAAATTAGAGTATAATTTAAAGGTGAATTTGTTAATAAAGTTAAAAGTAAATAGGCCAATCTTCATAATGTTAAATAAAATAGACAAGTCAAGATCATGTGCAGCAGTCCCtagaagcaatgaattaaacagaaaaataaaccacacaatgaacataaaaaaaaatgacATGGATGGgttcaaaatatatcaaatgattcaaattttattatttctaaatttattaaatatattatataagagtaaaataataatttcaaaatatcaaaacaggTGAATgcgaataaatattaaaactatattGTAGTCTCTTtgtaaacaaacaaacaaaaaatcacACCTCGTAATCTCTCTCTcactaataaaaaataatatatacattcgaagtaaattaattcaaaatttatggaaTGATTCGAAGTTTTATCATCTCAATTTTGCCTTATTTATACccaaaattattttgatgatgatgatgtaagAGATTAGAATAAGGCCATATCTCTTCAACGTTTATTGGAAGTAGAGCTTTATCAATAGCCTCTGGTGTCCACATCTTGATGCCCTCATCTCCACAGCTAACCACAGCTGTGGTATGTGGATGAGACTCCATACATTTAACCCCACGTTTATTTGCTTTTATTACTTGAATAAGCTATCCTCCTTTCTTCTTCCAAGTGAATATCCGGCCAAACCAGTCAGATTCATTAACCACGTACTCCGATTTAGGTCCAAGGAAGCTCACATTCTCCACCAACTCAGATGCTCCATGTCACTTGTAAACTTGAGGAGTAGCTTTTTCAACAGCTTCAATTCCACTGTGTCCCAACCCCATATCCCTAGTAAAGAGGTAAATGGACTTATCACGGTATGATACGAGAAGCTCACTATCATCTGAAATGGCCAAGCCTTCTACTCCAACTTGACGATCACCAATCAACTGAGGGGATGGAAATAATCTATAGACTGACCAAAATCAGTTGAGCTATCACACTTATATTTGCAGATATCATAAAGGCGAGTATACCCATCCGATCCCGCAACTACAAAGAGATTTGGGTTCCTTGGATCAACATCAATAGCTTTAAGATAAGCCCTGCAGTGATCATCACTTTGATAGCACGTAAAAAGCTCTTTCTAAGATCAATCTGAAAAGACAGAAGTATAAAAGGGCTCTGAAAGTCAGTTTTGCTAAAGCATAGACAAAAGAATTATGGGTTTGATTCTCGAGAATTTAATTTccctacttttttttaatttaatgaatgAAATTTAAATGACAACACCCTAAAAGGATTTACATGATCGattttaaatcacataaaatccaTATGCAGCAAATAAAAAGTGTCGACTTTCACAATGCTTCTATAAAACAATTTTGAAAAACCTTACAGCTCTGAGGTccaacatatttatttatttcaacatCCATGTGTATAATACTTTATATCAAAGATGCCATATAACCAatttattgctattattttgaTGGCAATATCAATAAGACTTCAATTACTAAATCAAAATAGTAAAAGGTTAAATCTTGGGAtcaaaagtataaattttaaattttaaattttaaacttgtgaagagtatagggactaaaaaaaCAATTAGACCGAAATCAAGTTATAATAGCTAGATCATCATAGAATAAAACAAGAAGAAGACTAACATGAGAATGGAGATTATATTCTCCTATCCAAGACAACTTTTTTATGTCCAATAGTCATTTGATAAAAGAAAACATGTAAAAAAtcacaaaagaagaaaagaaaagaaccaaTTCTACCTGGAGTATAATCAACTCGAGCCGAGTTTGAATATTTTCAAGTTCAAGTTCAACTTGAAATTcgaaattcaatatttaactcacacttaatcaaacataaaatataaaataacatattataaaactAGAAACGAGCTGAGTTTAAATCTTCAAGATGCTTAAATCTGATCCATATTTTAAACAGACTTAATTATTTACTCAATTATATTTTTCAAGCTTAATATTTTATCTAAATCTTTCTAAATTTTGGATAAATTTACGAGTTTAGACAAATAGTTGGACCCttgaactatttaaaaaaaatggccCAAATGGCAAACGACGTCGTCTGAACACTCCATAAGCCCCTATATAAACCTTGACTTCTCTATTTTTGTGCCAGTCTCCTCCAGTCTCAGAAATACCGGCAACGCTTATTTTCCTCCATAAAGATGCAAGAAAAAAAGGCAGAAACCGCAAATAAAAACGCGAAGAAGGCGAATCTATTGGATCACGGCTCCATCAAACACATCCTCGATGAATCCGTCACTGAGGTAAAAtgaaattgagtgaaaaaaagaaAACGAATCAAAACAACCCTAGAtccattcattttcaaaatcacagtttgatttttgaataattata
Coding sequences within it:
- the LOC107935413 gene encoding peroxisomal nicotinamide adenine dinucleotide carrier; the protein is MSDALINGLAGAGGGIIAQIITYPLQTVNARQQTERDLKKEKRKVGAIEQMCQVVKQEGWERLYGGLTPSLVGTAASQGVYYYFYQIFRNKAETAALQSQKKGIGDGSVGMLSSLVVAALSGCVNVLLTNPIWVVVTRMQTHTKISKKDHSNRLATTAPEETALPVIEPLSYGTSHVIQEVYDEAGLFGFWKGVFPTLIMVSNPSIQFMLYETMLKKLKKRRALSKQGNNGVTALEIFLLGALAKLGATVVTYPLLVVKSRLQAKQVTTGDKRHHYKGTLDAILKMIRYEGFAGFYKGMNTKIIQSVLAAAVLFMVKEELVKGVRLLLIKDGINTMKPKPL